In a single window of the Nocardioides massiliensis genome:
- a CDS encoding DEAD/DEAH box helicase → MAQRQGRSRHGGTAARAQRRHRDNEGILPILAKAAREIESRAQRGELLRTTFQVVAVLAREERMRVKNDDQIGEARRDAELKRLDGIAKILGQVAGAQPELFELLDENAELTDSARALKREMQLSAGLEPEPEPERVRAAPTIQEQRQVVPRSVIAAQLANPFLVPDSSGAEPRLPESRRLAGWELMGPLLSSFEKAGAGAPSCMELPDPDPGFAVPPGLELMPHQARLIAAAAGGHRTFLLADEPGLGKTAQALLAAKAANAYPLLCVVPSVVKTNWAREAAHWTPNRSVSVVQGNGEDLDGFADIIIVNYEVLDRHSGWMGTHGFRGMVLDEAHFIKNKQSQRSQHVIDIADRIRRRVGRPLMMALTGTPLINDIDDFRTIWQFLGWTDEKHPRPRLLVKLEETGLTPLDREFSRAARQAVIDMGIVRRRKVDVAKEIPARRIADLPVELDSASARSIQGAERELALRLAKRYDSSIAAREERTGERVVGIDHELVRRVAAAEIAEPSDTSTGENVFTLVRRIGQAKASLAAEYAAQLARSTGKVVFFAKHIDVMDKASELFAAQGIGYSSIRGEQTPAVRQKNIDAFVNDPDIAVAVCSLTAAGVGVNLQVASNVVLAELSWTHAEQTQAIDRVHRIGQEEPVTAWRIIAAHTVDARIAGLVDAKAGLAARALDGSDEEVAAEADVQLEALVSLLTDELSTRR, encoded by the coding sequence TTGGCACAACGCCAGGGACGTTCGCGTCACGGCGGTACGGCGGCGCGAGCGCAGCGCCGGCACCGCGACAACGAGGGGATCCTCCCGATCCTCGCCAAGGCCGCGCGCGAGATCGAGTCGCGCGCCCAGCGAGGTGAGCTGCTGCGGACGACGTTCCAGGTGGTGGCCGTGCTCGCACGCGAGGAACGGATGCGGGTCAAGAACGACGACCAGATCGGCGAGGCGCGCCGCGACGCGGAGCTCAAGCGGCTCGACGGCATCGCGAAGATCCTCGGGCAGGTCGCCGGAGCGCAGCCGGAGCTGTTCGAGCTGCTCGACGAGAACGCCGAGCTCACCGACTCCGCGCGGGCGCTGAAGCGCGAGATGCAGCTCTCCGCCGGGCTGGAGCCCGAGCCCGAGCCCGAGCGGGTGCGCGCCGCGCCGACGATCCAGGAGCAGCGCCAGGTCGTGCCGCGCTCGGTGATCGCCGCGCAGCTGGCCAACCCGTTCCTCGTCCCGGACTCCTCGGGCGCCGAGCCGCGACTGCCGGAGAGCCGGCGCCTCGCCGGCTGGGAGCTGATGGGCCCCCTGCTGAGCTCGTTCGAGAAGGCGGGAGCGGGCGCGCCGTCGTGCATGGAGCTGCCCGATCCCGACCCCGGCTTCGCCGTACCCCCCGGTCTCGAGCTGATGCCGCACCAGGCCCGGCTCATCGCGGCCGCCGCTGGTGGGCACCGCACCTTCCTGCTCGCCGACGAGCCCGGCCTGGGCAAGACCGCGCAGGCACTGCTCGCGGCCAAGGCCGCCAACGCCTACCCGCTGCTGTGCGTGGTGCCGAGCGTCGTCAAGACCAACTGGGCTCGTGAGGCCGCGCACTGGACGCCCAACCGCTCGGTGAGCGTCGTGCAGGGCAACGGCGAGGACCTCGACGGCTTCGCCGACATCATCATCGTCAACTACGAGGTGCTCGACCGCCACAGCGGCTGGATGGGCACCCACGGGTTCCGCGGGATGGTGCTCGACGAGGCGCACTTCATCAAGAACAAGCAGTCGCAGCGCTCGCAGCACGTCATCGACATCGCCGACCGCATCCGCCGCCGGGTGGGACGACCACTCATGATGGCGCTGACCGGCACCCCGCTGATCAACGACATCGACGACTTCCGCACGATCTGGCAGTTCCTCGGCTGGACCGACGAGAAGCACCCGCGGCCCCGGCTCCTGGTCAAGCTGGAGGAGACCGGCCTGACGCCGCTCGACCGGGAGTTCTCCCGTGCCGCCCGTCAGGCCGTCATCGACATGGGCATCGTGCGCCGGCGCAAGGTCGACGTGGCCAAGGAGATCCCGGCCCGTCGCATCGCCGACCTGCCCGTGGAGCTCGACAGCGCCTCGGCCCGCTCGATCCAGGGCGCGGAGCGCGAGCTCGCCCTGCGGCTGGCCAAGCGCTACGACTCCTCGATCGCCGCCCGCGAGGAGCGGACGGGCGAGCGAGTCGTCGGCATCGACCACGAGCTCGTGCGCCGGGTGGCCGCCGCCGAGATCGCCGAGCCGTCCGACACCTCGACCGGCGAGAACGTCTTCACCCTCGTGCGGCGCATCGGGCAGGCGAAGGCTTCCCTGGCTGCGGAGTACGCCGCCCAGCTGGCGCGCAGCACCGGCAAGGTCGTCTTCTTCGCCAAGCACATCGACGTGATGGACAAGGCCTCGGAGCTGTTCGCAGCGCAGGGCATCGGCTACTCCTCGATCCGCGGGGAGCAGACGCCGGCGGTGCGGCAGAAGAACATCGACGCCTTCGTCAACGACCCGGACATCGCGGTCGCGGTGTGCTCGCTCACCGCCGCCGGCGTGGGCGTCAACCTCCAGGTCGCCAGCAACGTCGTGCTCGCCGAGCTGTCGTGGACGCACGCCGAGCAGACCCAGGCGATCGACCGGGTGCACCGGATCGGTCAGGAGGAGCCGGTGACGGCGTGGCGGATCATCGCCGCCCACACCGTCGACGCCCGCATCGCCGGGCTCGTGGACGCGAAGGCGGGACTCGCCGCTCGGGCGCTCGACGGCTCCGACGAGGAGGTCGCCGCCGAGGCGGACGTCCAGCTCGAGGCCCTGGTCTCGCTGCTGACCGACGAGCTCAGCACGCGCCGGTAG
- a CDS encoding class I adenylate-forming enzyme family protein: MLDHAAPRTLGELLALRAVTHADRPAVCDEVVALSYAELAGRARAVARLLSARGVRPGDRVVVQGRNEVTWVVAAYGVLLAGGTVVPLGARVTEQERSTLIDQLIPRLAVIGHGVAVPDTEDLDCLTFTELEAVAPCAGAGVATDAWVDPGDQAIVICSSGTSGRLKAVPMAHWQLLRMYDDTRLVLGCREDDVWAGVVPVSHSFGFNGVLLVAFLAGASVRLVPDYRRDALAALVAAGEVTVLAGPPAIYHDLAEQLDAPAPRLRVGIVGSTEVSATEMVALARTLGVPRFVTGYGMTETCGTVAIGDLDPTTEDPTPWMPLMPGVEARICDSSGAELPAGTAGRILVRGYNLTRPYAAAPDLLPGGWFDTGDVGQVDAAGRLAVTGRVDDMVIVSGFNVHPSEVEAVLREHPGVAQVGVVGTRDPRTGHRLAACIVPTDPLDPPDREAVRAWVRDRLSPYKVPSEVVLLDELPATATGKLSRVALRQTVTGAQSASTR; this comes from the coding sequence ATGCTCGACCACGCCGCGCCCCGGACGCTCGGTGAGCTGCTCGCGCTGCGAGCCGTCACCCACGCCGACCGGCCCGCGGTGTGCGACGAGGTCGTCGCCCTCAGCTACGCCGAGCTGGCCGGACGGGCCCGGGCCGTCGCCCGTCTGCTGAGCGCACGCGGGGTCCGGCCCGGCGACCGGGTCGTGGTGCAGGGTCGCAACGAGGTGACCTGGGTGGTCGCGGCGTACGGCGTCCTGCTGGCGGGTGGGACCGTGGTCCCGCTGGGAGCCCGGGTCACCGAACAGGAGCGGTCCACGCTCATCGACCAGCTCATCCCGCGGCTGGCCGTCATCGGGCACGGCGTCGCGGTGCCGGACACCGAGGATCTGGACTGCCTCACCTTCACCGAGCTCGAGGCGGTGGCCCCCTGCGCCGGTGCCGGCGTCGCGACCGATGCCTGGGTGGACCCCGGCGACCAGGCGATCGTCATCTGCAGCTCCGGGACCTCGGGGCGGCTCAAGGCCGTCCCGATGGCGCACTGGCAGCTGCTGCGGATGTATGACGACACCCGGTTGGTGCTGGGGTGCCGGGAGGACGACGTCTGGGCCGGCGTGGTCCCGGTGTCGCACTCCTTCGGCTTCAACGGGGTGCTGCTCGTGGCGTTCCTGGCGGGCGCGTCGGTGCGGCTGGTGCCCGACTACCGTCGCGACGCGCTCGCGGCACTCGTGGCGGCGGGGGAGGTCACCGTGCTCGCCGGGCCGCCGGCGATCTACCACGACCTCGCCGAGCAGCTGGACGCGCCGGCGCCCCGGCTGCGTGTCGGCATCGTGGGCAGCACCGAGGTGTCGGCCACCGAGATGGTCGCGCTCGCCCGGACGCTGGGCGTGCCGCGGTTCGTCACGGGCTACGGCATGACCGAGACCTGCGGCACGGTGGCCATCGGTGATCTCGACCCGACCACCGAGGACCCCACTCCGTGGATGCCGCTGATGCCCGGCGTGGAGGCGCGCATCTGCGACAGCAGCGGCGCCGAGCTCCCGGCCGGCACGGCGGGCCGCATCCTCGTGCGCGGCTACAACCTCACCCGTCCGTACGCCGCAGCTCCCGACCTGCTGCCGGGCGGATGGTTCGACACCGGCGACGTCGGTCAGGTCGACGCGGCCGGCCGGCTCGCGGTCACGGGTCGCGTCGACGACATGGTGATCGTCTCGGGCTTCAACGTGCACCCCTCCGAGGTCGAGGCCGTCCTGCGCGAGCACCCCGGCGTCGCCCAGGTGGGCGTCGTCGGCACCCGCGACCCCCGCACCGGGCACCGCCTGGCCGCCTGCATCGTCCCGACCGACCCGCTCGACCCGCCGGACCGGGAGGCCGTCCGCGCCTGGGTGCGCGACCGGCTCTCGCCCTACAAGGTGCCCAGCGAGGTGGTCCTGCTCGACGAGCTGCCGGCCACGGCGACCGGCAAGCTGTCGCGCGTGGCCCTGCGCCAGACGGTGACCGGCGCGCAGTCGGCGAGCACCCGGTGA
- a CDS encoding AMP-binding protein: MTTIAEILRSRHGDTKVGLRFEDQEWTWDEIVQESCDRAAALLDTVPRPADRQVHVGVLLDNVPDFVFWVGACGMAGAVLVGLNSSRSGPEIADDAAHADLDLIITETKWAATLAEGGPAAPVWVVDAEADGDAAYAKWLAPYRGAQLPQVQPSAEDLAMLLFSSGSTGRPKAALVSQGRLGRLTDTLVGRLGIDRDSVTYLSTPLFHGNAVMINLAPAWHAGATVAMVRKFSASRFSDDIHRHGVTFVNYVGRTLSYVLTRPEDPRDRTSTLRLAYGTEGSVADVLRFGERFGCEVMEGYGSSEGVLRINRTPDTPPGALGLPANGADVRVLHQETGEECPRARFDETGRLVNPEAIGELVGVGLAHTFEGYWKNPGAMADRVRGADYWTGDLAYRDEDGWFYFAGRSSEWLRVDSENFAAAQVERVLERYPGTVAAPVFAVADPVTGDQVMTAIELDPDRSFDPVAFGEFLAAQPDMGAKWWPAYVRVVERLPTTGSGKVDKAPLRHVAWNTARDAVYARVGRTAEYVALDAAGRAELVARFQEHGRAAYLPQDEMPA; this comes from the coding sequence GTGACCACGATCGCGGAGATCCTGCGCAGCCGCCACGGGGACACGAAGGTCGGACTGCGCTTCGAGGACCAGGAGTGGACCTGGGACGAGATCGTGCAGGAGAGTTGCGACCGCGCGGCCGCACTCCTCGACACCGTCCCCCGTCCAGCGGACCGCCAGGTGCATGTCGGCGTGCTTCTCGACAACGTGCCCGACTTCGTCTTCTGGGTCGGCGCCTGCGGGATGGCCGGTGCCGTGCTCGTCGGCCTGAACTCGAGCCGCAGCGGCCCGGAGATCGCCGACGATGCTGCGCACGCCGACCTCGACCTGATCATCACCGAGACGAAGTGGGCCGCCACGCTGGCGGAGGGCGGCCCTGCCGCGCCGGTGTGGGTCGTCGACGCCGAGGCGGACGGTGACGCGGCGTACGCGAAGTGGCTGGCGCCGTACCGCGGTGCGCAGCTGCCCCAGGTGCAGCCGAGCGCCGAGGATCTGGCGATGCTGCTGTTCAGCAGCGGCTCCACCGGGCGGCCCAAGGCTGCGCTGGTGAGCCAGGGCCGGCTCGGTCGGTTGACCGACACTCTCGTCGGGCGGCTGGGCATCGACCGCGACTCGGTCACCTACCTCTCCACGCCGCTGTTCCACGGCAACGCCGTGATGATCAACCTCGCGCCGGCCTGGCACGCGGGCGCCACGGTGGCGATGGTGCGCAAGTTCTCCGCCTCTCGCTTCAGCGACGACATCCACCGCCACGGCGTGACGTTCGTGAACTACGTCGGGCGGACCCTGTCGTACGTCCTGACCCGCCCGGAGGACCCGCGCGACCGCACCAGCACGCTGCGCCTCGCCTACGGCACCGAGGGCTCGGTCGCCGACGTGCTCCGCTTCGGCGAGCGCTTCGGGTGTGAGGTGATGGAGGGCTACGGCTCCAGCGAGGGCGTGCTGCGCATCAACCGCACCCCGGACACCCCGCCGGGCGCCCTGGGTCTCCCGGCCAACGGCGCCGACGTCCGGGTGCTGCACCAGGAGACCGGTGAGGAGTGCCCGCGGGCGCGCTTCGACGAGACCGGGCGACTGGTCAACCCCGAGGCGATCGGCGAGCTGGTCGGCGTCGGGCTGGCCCACACCTTCGAGGGCTACTGGAAGAACCCCGGTGCCATGGCCGACCGCGTCCGCGGCGCGGACTACTGGACCGGTGACCTGGCCTACCGCGACGAGGACGGCTGGTTCTACTTCGCCGGCCGGTCCTCGGAATGGCTGCGGGTCGACTCGGAGAACTTCGCCGCGGCCCAGGTCGAGCGCGTGCTCGAGCGGTACCCCGGCACGGTGGCCGCACCGGTCTTCGCGGTGGCGGACCCGGTCACCGGCGACCAGGTGATGACCGCGATCGAGCTGGACCCCGACCGGAGCTTCGACCCGGTCGCCTTCGGCGAGTTCCTGGCCGCCCAGCCCGACATGGGCGCGAAGTGGTGGCCGGCCTACGTGCGCGTCGTCGAGCGGCTGCCCACGACCGGCAGCGGCAAGGTCGACAAGGCTCCCTTGCGCCACGTCGCCTGGAACACCGCACGGGACGCGGTCTACGCCCGCGTCGGACGGACGGCGGAGTACGTCGCGCTCGACGCCGCCGGCCGCGCGGAGCTCGTCGCGCGGTTCCAGGAGCACGGGCGTGCGGCGTACCTCCCGCAGGACGAGATGCCCGCCTGA
- a CDS encoding flavin-containing monooxygenase codes for MSAPQAPDVENCDVLVVGAGFAGIYTVIKARSAGLDVRGVEAGSDVGGTWYWNRYPGARCDVESIDYSYSFDEELQREWVWSERFAAQPEIRAYIAHVADKYDVRPHFRFDERVTTARFDESSARWQVETDTGTRMSARHLVLATGSLSAPHLPDIPGVDSFAGEVLMTAAWPEGPVDVSGKRVGVIGTGSSGIQSVPILAESASHLTVFQRSANYTVPASNRPFGEDDQVAIQENYAARRATSWASSAGSPHVSHPQEIWDLDEQARLEALEQRWQEGGVLFAKTFPNQTIDPAVNDIAREFAEAKIRSIVRDPQVAEDLIPTDHPIGTKRICTDDGYYATFNRDNVSLVNLRRTPIVEVTPEGIRTEDGLVELDVLVFATGFDAMTGAVTRIDIVGPRGESIADAWADGPVTYLGMTVPGFPNLFALNGPGSPSVLANMVLTAEQQVNWMVDLITHCDGAGHTVVEPRRDAANAWFDHVNQAAAATLFPKANSWYMGANIDGKTRVFMPYIGGFKRYLDLCDEARDGGYAGFVLGS; via the coding sequence ATGAGCGCTCCCCAGGCCCCCGACGTCGAGAACTGCGACGTCCTGGTCGTCGGCGCCGGGTTCGCCGGCATCTACACCGTCATCAAGGCCCGGTCCGCGGGTCTGGACGTGCGCGGTGTCGAGGCCGGCTCCGACGTGGGTGGGACGTGGTACTGGAACCGCTACCCGGGGGCCCGGTGCGACGTCGAGAGCATCGACTACTCCTACTCCTTCGACGAGGAGCTCCAGCGCGAATGGGTCTGGAGCGAGCGGTTCGCCGCCCAGCCCGAGATCCGTGCCTACATCGCGCACGTCGCCGACAAGTACGACGTCCGCCCGCACTTCCGCTTCGACGAGCGGGTCACCACCGCACGCTTCGACGAGTCGAGCGCCCGCTGGCAGGTCGAGACCGACACCGGCACGCGGATGTCGGCGCGTCATCTCGTGCTCGCCACGGGCAGCCTCTCGGCGCCGCACCTGCCCGACATCCCGGGCGTCGACAGCTTCGCCGGTGAGGTGCTGATGACGGCCGCCTGGCCCGAGGGTCCGGTCGACGTCAGCGGCAAGCGCGTCGGGGTCATCGGCACCGGCTCGTCGGGCATCCAGTCCGTCCCGATCCTGGCCGAGTCGGCCAGCCACCTCACGGTCTTCCAGCGCTCGGCCAACTACACCGTCCCGGCGTCCAACCGGCCTTTCGGCGAGGACGACCAGGTCGCGATCCAGGAGAACTACGCGGCCAGGCGGGCGACGTCGTGGGCCAGCTCCGCCGGCAGCCCCCACGTGAGCCACCCCCAGGAGATCTGGGACCTCGACGAGCAGGCGCGGCTGGAGGCACTCGAGCAGCGTTGGCAGGAAGGAGGCGTGCTGTTCGCGAAGACCTTCCCGAACCAGACCATCGACCCGGCCGTCAACGACATCGCGCGGGAGTTCGCGGAGGCCAAGATCCGCTCGATCGTCCGCGACCCGCAGGTCGCCGAGGACCTCATCCCGACCGACCACCCGATCGGCACGAAGCGGATCTGCACCGACGACGGCTACTACGCGACGTTCAACCGCGACAACGTCTCGCTGGTCAACCTGCGGCGTACGCCGATCGTGGAGGTCACCCCCGAGGGCATCCGCACCGAGGACGGGCTCGTCGAGCTCGACGTCCTCGTCTTCGCCACCGGCTTCGACGCCATGACCGGGGCGGTGACGCGCATCGACATCGTCGGACCGCGCGGCGAGTCGATCGCCGACGCCTGGGCCGACGGGCCGGTGACCTACCTCGGCATGACCGTGCCAGGCTTCCCGAACCTGTTCGCGCTCAACGGCCCCGGCAGCCCCTCGGTGCTGGCCAACATGGTGCTCACGGCTGAGCAGCAGGTGAACTGGATGGTCGACCTGATCACGCACTGCGACGGCGCAGGTCACACCGTCGTCGAGCCGCGGCGCGACGCGGCGAACGCGTGGTTCGACCACGTCAACCAGGCGGCTGCCGCGACGCTCTTCCCCAAGGCCAACTCGTGGTACATGGGAGCCAACATCGACGGCAAGACCCGGGTGTTCATGCCCTACATCGGCGGGTTCAAGCGCTACCTGGACCTCTGCGACGAGGCGCGCGACGGCGGCTACGCCGGGTTCGTGCTCGGGTCATGA
- a CDS encoding PadR family transcriptional regulator has protein sequence MPADETAVPNPLPALRPTSWAVLGLLSFGEELSGYDLKKWANWSLRFFYWAPSYSQIYGELRKLEELDFAVSRVVNKDDLRGKRLYRITEAGEEAVARWAAEAPVEPAVLKHGVMLRMWLGHASDPDLLRSMLEQHREESEKMRIRAAADVKGSEHEPGWAFPNMVLRWSERYYADERDRAETMLAELDEVVRKQRRSRSNVSAKRSSDELRQHRA, from the coding sequence ATGCCTGCCGACGAGACCGCGGTGCCGAACCCCCTCCCCGCCCTGCGCCCCACCAGCTGGGCGGTCCTGGGGCTGCTGTCGTTCGGAGAGGAGCTGTCGGGCTACGACTTGAAGAAGTGGGCGAACTGGAGCCTGCGGTTCTTCTACTGGGCCCCGTCCTACAGCCAGATCTACGGTGAGCTGCGCAAGCTCGAGGAGCTCGACTTCGCGGTCTCCCGCGTGGTCAACAAGGACGACCTCCGCGGCAAGCGGCTCTACCGCATCACCGAGGCCGGTGAGGAGGCCGTCGCGCGCTGGGCCGCGGAGGCGCCGGTGGAGCCGGCCGTCCTCAAGCACGGCGTGATGCTGCGCATGTGGCTCGGGCACGCCAGCGACCCCGACCTGCTGCGCTCGATGCTCGAGCAGCACCGCGAGGAGTCGGAGAAGATGCGCATCCGGGCGGCCGCCGACGTCAAGGGCTCCGAGCACGAGCCCGGGTGGGCCTTCCCCAACATGGTGCTGCGCTGGTCGGAGCGCTACTACGCCGACGAGCGGGACCGGGCCGAGACGATGCTCGCCGAGCTCGACGAGGTCGTCCGCAAGCAGCGGCGCTCGCGCAGCAATGTCAGCGCGAAGCGCTCCTCCGACGAGCTGCGCCAGCACCGCGCCTGA
- a CDS encoding SDR family NAD(P)-dependent oxidoreductase — protein sequence MSAAHPAGRTDLLASLAGKVAVITGAARGQGAAEAELLAELGAHVVLTDVIEDEGAALAGRLGESATFVPHDVSSRAAWDRVAEVARARHGRVDVLINNAGVYRTGDILTWPEDELRQIFDINLLGAVLGLQAIVPLMPEGSAVVNVASISGMRGHAGALPYAASKWGLRGVTKSAAREFAPRGIRVNCVCPGAVETPMIAGSTMDLSHLPIPRRGTAAEVAGLVAYLASDAAGYITGADLVVDGGSTA from the coding sequence ATGAGCGCCGCTCACCCGGCCGGGCGGACCGACCTGCTCGCCTCCCTGGCCGGCAAGGTCGCCGTGATCACCGGGGCCGCCCGGGGCCAGGGCGCGGCGGAGGCCGAGCTGCTGGCCGAGCTGGGTGCCCACGTCGTCCTCACCGACGTGATCGAGGACGAGGGCGCGGCGCTCGCCGGCCGGCTGGGGGAGTCGGCCACGTTCGTGCCCCACGACGTCTCCTCGCGCGCCGCCTGGGACCGCGTCGCCGAGGTTGCGCGCGCCCGCCACGGGCGCGTCGACGTGCTGATCAACAACGCCGGCGTCTACCGCACCGGCGACATCCTCACCTGGCCCGAGGACGAGCTGCGCCAGATCTTCGACATCAACCTGCTCGGTGCCGTGCTCGGCCTGCAAGCGATCGTGCCGCTGATGCCGGAGGGGTCCGCGGTGGTCAACGTCGCCTCCATCTCAGGGATGCGCGGGCACGCCGGCGCACTGCCGTACGCCGCCTCCAAGTGGGGCCTGCGGGGGGTGACGAAGTCGGCCGCCCGGGAGTTCGCGCCGCGCGGCATCCGGGTCAACTGCGTCTGCCCCGGCGCGGTGGAGACGCCGATGATCGCCGGCAGCACCATGGACCTCTCGCACCTGCCGATCCCGCGTCGCGGCACGGCGGCGGAGGTGGCCGGGCTGGTGGCCTACCTCGCCAGCGACGCCGCCGGCTACATCACCGGCGCCGACCTGGTCGTCGACGGCGGTTCGACCGCCTGA
- a CDS encoding alpha/beta hydrolase, protein MLDDALGREVADLLQVLNDGFPRVEEMTGAEARAAVSARSAVVTNLDDVRATEDRVVPTGAGEVPVRIYHPHSDAPGADGARPAVVFFHGGGFVFCSIESHDGFCRRVARHTGAVVVSVDYRLAPEHAAPAAAEDAYAATCWTHAEAAALGIDADRIVVAGDSAGGNLAAVVALMARDRGGPALAGQVLLYPVIEPDFTSPSYVRFGEGHFNTRAAMEWYWTQYLGGHPDTTPLPEPVAYVVPSRASSLADLAPAVVVTAGRDPLSSEGEAYARALRAAGTAVRHRHYPDLFHGFATIGPFAAAESARELLWADISALVARPDREEVSA, encoded by the coding sequence GTGCTCGACGACGCGCTGGGCCGTGAGGTGGCCGACCTGTTGCAGGTGCTGAACGACGGCTTCCCCAGGGTCGAGGAGATGACCGGGGCGGAGGCGCGTGCGGCGGTGTCGGCACGCAGCGCCGTGGTCACCAACCTCGACGACGTCCGCGCGACCGAGGACCGCGTGGTCCCGACGGGCGCGGGCGAGGTGCCCGTGCGGATCTACCACCCGCACTCCGACGCGCCGGGGGCGGACGGAGCCCGGCCCGCGGTGGTCTTCTTCCACGGTGGCGGTTTCGTCTTCTGCAGCATCGAGAGTCACGACGGGTTCTGTCGCCGGGTGGCGCGTCACACCGGCGCGGTCGTGGTGTCGGTGGACTACCGCCTCGCTCCCGAGCACGCGGCGCCCGCAGCGGCCGAGGACGCCTACGCCGCCACCTGCTGGACCCATGCCGAGGCTGCGGCTCTCGGCATCGACGCCGACCGGATCGTCGTCGCCGGCGACAGCGCCGGCGGCAACCTCGCCGCCGTGGTCGCGCTCATGGCGCGTGATCGCGGGGGGCCGGCACTGGCCGGGCAGGTCCTGCTCTACCCGGTGATCGAGCCCGACTTCACCTCGCCGAGCTACGTGCGCTTCGGCGAGGGGCACTTCAACACCCGGGCCGCGATGGAGTGGTACTGGACCCAGTACCTCGGGGGCCACCCCGACACGACGCCGCTCCCCGAGCCCGTCGCCTACGTCGTCCCCAGCCGCGCGTCGAGTCTGGCCGACCTCGCGCCGGCGGTCGTGGTGACGGCGGGCCGCGACCCGCTGAGCTCCGAGGGCGAGGCCTACGCCCGCGCCCTGCGTGCGGCCGGCACCGCCGTACGCCATCGGCACTACCCGGACCTGTTCCACGGGTTCGCCACCATCGGCCCGTTCGCCGCCGCGGAGTCCGCGCGCGAGCTGCTCTGGGCCGACATCAGCGCGCTCGTCGCGCGCCCCGATCGAGAAGAGGTCTCCGCATGA
- a CDS encoding SDR family NAD(P)-dependent oxidoreductase has product MSGTALVTGASRGIGRQVALALARAGYDVAFTARTLREGDGTVPPRTAREAAAGAGPLGVPGSLESVAAEIRAHGVQALPVPMDLTDLASVRAAATQVTEAWGHVDVLVNNAILHVPHARVLELDLDALRASLEANHVHQLALVQALLPRMVERGSGLVVGLWSGSVVNDPPAPPGEGGWGLGYASSKAAFARIAGAINAEFWEHGVRAFNLDPGFVVTEAAAARGGVEQIAAHGVPTVPAAAAGRAVVRLASDPAFAAGSRGRVVRAADFAEIGMETP; this is encoded by the coding sequence GTGAGCGGGACCGCGCTGGTCACCGGCGCGAGCCGCGGCATCGGGCGCCAGGTGGCGCTCGCGCTGGCGCGTGCCGGCTACGACGTCGCCTTCACCGCGCGCACCCTCCGCGAGGGCGACGGCACCGTCCCGCCCCGCACCGCGCGGGAGGCGGCCGCGGGAGCCGGTCCGCTGGGCGTCCCCGGCAGCCTGGAGAGCGTGGCTGCCGAGATCCGCGCGCACGGCGTGCAAGCGCTGCCGGTGCCGATGGATCTCACCGACCTCGCCAGCGTGCGTGCCGCCGCGACGCAGGTGACCGAGGCGTGGGGCCACGTCGACGTGCTGGTCAACAACGCGATCCTGCACGTGCCGCACGCGCGGGTGCTGGAGCTCGATCTCGACGCCCTGCGCGCCAGCCTCGAGGCCAACCACGTCCACCAGCTTGCGCTCGTGCAGGCCCTCCTGCCGCGGATGGTCGAGCGCGGCTCGGGCCTGGTCGTCGGGCTCTGGTCGGGCTCGGTCGTCAACGACCCGCCGGCCCCACCGGGAGAGGGTGGCTGGGGCCTCGGCTACGCGTCGTCGAAGGCCGCGTTCGCCCGCATCGCCGGTGCGATCAACGCCGAGTTCTGGGAGCACGGCGTCCGCGCCTTCAACCTCGACCCGGGCTTCGTGGTCACCGAGGCGGCCGCCGCGCGCGGTGGCGTCGAGCAGATCGCGGCCCACGGGGTGCCCACGGTCCCGGCCGCGGCCGCCGGGAGGGCCGTCGTGCGGCTGGCATCCGACCCGGCCTTCGCCGCCGGGTCCCGCGGCCGGGTGGTCCGGGCCGCCGACTTCGCGGAGATCGGGATGGAGACCCCATGA